Proteins encoded in a region of the Shewanella polaris genome:
- a CDS encoding carbon-nitrogen hydrolase family protein: MQISLLQCQSSRDVKANLAFVDSQLKDLPRDANEPQLVVLPECCLLFGGHESQQLEFAGSQHQSDLKNALAAMAKQYQVYFIAGTIPMRADDGRVFSRCYFFDDHGITLGHYDKLHLFDVEVSDGTKTYRESDTFHPGDHITIVDTPFGKVGLAICYDIRFGDMFRALRLAGADYIALPSAFTKVTGEAHWQVLLQARAIETQCYLLGAGQWGQHNQGSRETWGHSMIVDPWGRVIAERATECGWVQAKVDLTELRRIRQQMPVIGHNRFIAPQLK, from the coding sequence ATGCAAATCAGCTTATTGCAATGCCAAAGCAGTCGCGATGTCAAAGCCAATCTCGCATTTGTCGACTCGCAGCTTAAAGACTTACCTCGAGATGCTAATGAACCACAATTAGTGGTGTTACCTGAGTGTTGTTTATTGTTTGGTGGCCATGAGAGTCAACAACTTGAATTCGCTGGCAGTCAGCATCAAAGCGATCTTAAAAATGCGTTAGCGGCAATGGCAAAACAATACCAAGTGTATTTTATTGCCGGCACTATTCCCATGCGTGCCGATGATGGTAGAGTCTTCAGTCGTTGTTATTTTTTTGATGATCATGGCATCACCCTAGGGCATTACGATAAACTGCATTTATTCGATGTCGAAGTGAGCGATGGCACCAAAACCTACCGCGAAAGTGATACCTTTCATCCAGGAGATCACATTACTATCGTCGATACCCCCTTTGGCAAAGTGGGTTTAGCCATTTGTTATGATATTCGCTTTGGCGATATGTTTCGGGCTTTGCGTTTAGCGGGAGCAGATTATATTGCCCTACCTTCAGCATTTACCAAGGTGACTGGTGAAGCGCATTGGCAAGTGTTATTACAAGCTCGAGCAATAGAAACCCAATGTTACTTGTTAGGTGCTGGCCAATGGGGGCAACATAATCAAGGTAGTAGAGAAACATGGGGGCACAGTATGATAGTTGATCCATGGGGTCGAGTGATTGCTGAGCGAGCCACTGAATGTGGCTGGGTACAAGCTAAAGTTGATTTAACGGAACTACGCCGTATTCGTCAACAAATGCCGGTGATCGGCCATAATCGATTTATAGCGCCACAGTTGAAATAA
- a CDS encoding YhdP family protein has product MSINRAATINRLSWQILAITLVLFALVVSLIRGLLPHIPEIRTELVNYLESEYHLNVQMDELNAEWQAFGPALTVKNLVLPPQDDLPITVISENVHIKLDFWQSLISLRPQIETVVFDGVKVALNLDQLSTTDEHAETNNNVNLDWLYGLLLEQLGHFLITDASLQLISSQHDYRPIFIDNLLWLNTENHHQAQGMIHVDQLESQQEQLTLRIDLKGDGYQPDTVEGQLYVTADSLDLGEWASRQHTAQQDTDNIEFQGVINLDAWMTFKHREISDGILVFKPSWLQWSDGDTQQKFAINSGALRWTPQSSGWKIESQDLDLSTNDQTWPSLKIAVGTHAGDFFGYVNQIIPSYLKPMLPLVPGLGKQQVSNWQHLNPQGDIGPIRLYKPADKSMIAKVDIQQLQWQPYQSIPGISPIDANLTWANNQLEFSLPEQEYKLDFSDDFSQPLTLNGSAIMGRYDVVQHRLAIPNIELVNDDITLQAGLNLALSEQPFMALAANLTINDVAHVGHYFPLMAMSPHLVDYLNDGLVAGKINNAQLVWQGELSGYPYQDHSGIFQAGFTLDSGIFKFQPNWPAVSDLTLSALFENDMMDLLIEQGKLDKVAVNGARVSIAHLGKDSLLKVVADITTDAQAATKVINASSLQDSVGATLDVVQIQQQINTTLDLAIPLYQGGEQLIKGQVNLTNNPIFITTPGLDLQKVTGQVTFNNQLINAKNIKAQLFNQPLTFSVATADKKGNLALNVDMAGRWDLASLPSQLTNPMTGTYNGELNWDGGLTMIFDPSGYSLQVSVKSDLVGTSLDLPSPYKKSAVEPQILRADLIGDNKQSSLSIKLGNNVEFWGGFNAENGSQLAFYDIMIGRHFRLGDTLNKQQGHLHLDLPKIELAQWLPLINRFSTATEPQVVTSSVRDRILSAHELPDAVIPANTIASTESTVVASEFPKLLGIHADIAQLNVLGQSFDKLHFDAQPTEHLWRVEAESQQFDGRIDFYPNWRDQGIKVVAKKLHLLPSLSSIESVELSSTSMQQHLPTLAVDVDDFSVNNLSFGHLVLQGLPNDQGYKFQTISLTKPTVTLQANGLWSVDRGIDKTLFDVNLHADKFDDLSTILDINPGLKDAPLDLTGQLSWLGAPYHFALETLNGQLKFDLGKGHLSEISDKGARVFSLFSLDSLLRKLSLDFSDVFGKGLYFNTFNGNLTIDNGVVKTTDTEMDAIAGDMRVRGYTDLTTQSLNYDIRFVPQLASSVPTVVLLSTSAWTLGLGAFALTKVLEPVIEVISEIRFRLTGTMENPQLEELERKSKEIEIPKAILPQDAETDVGTDSDAKVKLDTKADTDAKVKTDDSSNETDIESKDLATDAQDSAALNTTKYIGTTPSSIIIPSINNLFQTAQIQSTDTRERLIKRSTFEPSTNVVMLQGVRNANQLIAMPKQSRCQSQSRICRLAA; this is encoded by the coding sequence GTGTCTATAAACCGGGCAGCAACTATTAATAGATTATCTTGGCAAATTTTGGCTATCACGCTAGTGTTATTTGCATTGGTTGTTAGCCTTATTCGCGGGTTATTGCCTCATATTCCTGAAATACGTACCGAATTAGTTAACTACCTCGAAAGCGAATATCACCTCAATGTACAAATGGATGAACTCAATGCCGAATGGCAAGCATTTGGCCCAGCACTAACCGTTAAAAATTTGGTTTTACCGCCGCAAGATGACCTACCTATTACTGTTATTAGCGAAAATGTACACATTAAACTCGATTTTTGGCAGTCGCTTATTTCCTTACGTCCACAGATTGAAACCGTGGTATTTGATGGGGTTAAAGTAGCGTTAAATCTCGATCAATTATCCACCACAGATGAACATGCTGAAACGAATAACAATGTAAATCTAGATTGGTTGTATGGGCTATTATTAGAACAGTTGGGACATTTTTTAATCACAGATGCATCACTCCAGCTGATTAGTTCACAACATGATTATCGACCGATTTTTATCGATAACCTGTTGTGGCTAAACACTGAAAATCATCACCAAGCACAAGGCATGATCCATGTTGATCAGCTTGAGTCGCAGCAAGAACAACTAACTTTACGCATTGATCTTAAAGGCGATGGCTATCAACCCGATACTGTAGAAGGCCAACTTTATGTTACTGCTGATTCATTGGATTTGGGCGAATGGGCTTCCAGACAACATACTGCGCAGCAAGATACTGATAATATTGAATTCCAAGGCGTGATAAATCTCGATGCATGGATGACATTCAAGCATCGCGAAATTAGTGATGGCATCTTAGTTTTTAAACCTAGCTGGTTACAGTGGAGCGATGGTGACACCCAACAAAAGTTCGCGATTAATTCAGGTGCATTGCGGTGGACCCCACAATCCAGTGGTTGGAAAATTGAGAGTCAGGATCTAGATTTATCAACTAACGATCAAACTTGGCCATCGTTGAAGATAGCGGTTGGCACTCATGCAGGTGATTTTTTTGGTTACGTTAATCAAATCATTCCGTCATACCTCAAGCCTATGTTGCCGTTAGTTCCTGGATTAGGTAAGCAACAAGTAAGCAATTGGCAGCATCTCAATCCTCAAGGGGACATCGGCCCAATTAGGCTCTATAAGCCCGCAGATAAATCGATGATAGCCAAAGTCGACATTCAACAATTACAGTGGCAACCCTATCAGTCGATACCAGGAATAAGCCCTATTGATGCCAACTTAACGTGGGCCAATAATCAGCTTGAATTTAGCTTGCCAGAGCAGGAATACAAACTCGACTTCAGTGATGATTTTAGCCAACCATTAACACTTAATGGCAGTGCTATTATGGGCCGTTATGATGTTGTTCAGCATCGGCTAGCCATCCCTAATATTGAATTGGTCAATGATGATATTACACTGCAAGCGGGCTTGAATTTAGCATTGTCTGAGCAGCCTTTTATGGCGTTGGCGGCGAATCTAACTATTAATGACGTTGCCCATGTGGGACATTATTTTCCTCTAATGGCCATGAGCCCCCATTTAGTCGATTATCTTAATGATGGTTTGGTTGCTGGGAAAATCAATAATGCACAGCTTGTGTGGCAGGGTGAATTAAGCGGATATCCTTATCAAGATCATAGCGGAATATTCCAAGCGGGTTTTACTCTTGATAGCGGCATCTTTAAGTTTCAACCGAATTGGCCAGCTGTGAGTGATTTAACCCTTTCTGCACTGTTCGAAAATGACATGATGGATTTGCTTATTGAGCAGGGGAAACTCGACAAAGTGGCGGTTAACGGGGCCCGAGTGTCTATTGCGCATTTAGGTAAAGACTCTTTATTAAAAGTGGTAGCGGATATCACCACAGATGCACAAGCCGCCACTAAAGTGATTAATGCCTCTTCGTTGCAAGACTCCGTTGGTGCAACGTTAGATGTGGTGCAAATTCAACAGCAAATTAATACTACCTTGGATCTTGCTATCCCTTTATATCAAGGCGGTGAACAACTAATAAAGGGCCAAGTTAATTTAACTAACAATCCGATTTTTATTACGACTCCAGGACTCGATTTACAAAAAGTGACTGGCCAAGTGACTTTTAATAATCAATTGATTAATGCTAAAAATATCAAGGCACAGCTGTTTAATCAGCCGTTAACATTTAGTGTGGCGACGGCTGATAAAAAAGGTAATTTAGCCTTAAATGTCGACATGGCTGGACGCTGGGATCTCGCTAGCTTGCCGAGTCAATTAACTAATCCGATGACCGGTACCTATAACGGAGAACTTAATTGGGACGGTGGATTGACCATGATATTTGACCCCAGTGGTTACAGTTTACAAGTCTCGGTAAAATCTGATTTAGTTGGAACCTCTCTCGACTTGCCTTCGCCCTATAAAAAATCAGCTGTCGAGCCTCAAATACTCCGAGCCGATCTCATTGGTGATAACAAACAATCATCTCTAAGCATCAAGCTAGGTAATAATGTTGAATTTTGGGGCGGGTTTAATGCCGAAAATGGCAGCCAACTTGCTTTTTATGACATTATGATTGGCCGTCATTTTAGGCTTGGCGATACATTAAATAAGCAACAGGGTCACTTGCATCTGGATTTGCCAAAAATAGAGTTAGCGCAATGGCTACCACTCATTAATCGATTTAGTACGGCTACGGAACCTCAAGTTGTCACATCGTCAGTACGCGATCGTATTTTATCCGCACACGAGTTGCCTGATGCCGTTATACCTGCAAATACTATCGCTTCGACTGAATCGACAGTCGTGGCATCGGAATTCCCCAAATTATTGGGCATTCATGCCGACATTGCCCAATTAAATGTATTGGGTCAGTCATTTGATAAATTGCACTTTGATGCTCAACCTACAGAACATTTATGGCGGGTTGAAGCTGAGTCACAACAGTTTGATGGTCGTATCGATTTTTATCCAAACTGGCGCGATCAAGGGATTAAAGTTGTTGCCAAAAAACTGCATTTACTCCCATCACTGAGTAGCATTGAAAGTGTTGAATTGAGCTCGACATCGATGCAACAACACCTGCCGACATTAGCGGTAGATGTTGATGATTTTAGCGTAAATAATTTATCATTCGGGCACTTAGTACTGCAAGGCTTGCCCAATGATCAAGGTTATAAATTTCAAACGATTTCACTCACCAAACCAACTGTAACATTACAAGCTAATGGATTATGGTCTGTTGACCGTGGGATTGATAAAACCTTATTTGATGTCAATTTACATGCAGACAAGTTTGATGATTTATCGACGATATTAGATATAAACCCAGGATTGAAAGATGCTCCGCTTGATCTTACTGGCCAACTATCTTGGCTAGGCGCGCCTTATCATTTCGCGCTTGAGACTCTAAACGGTCAGTTAAAGTTTGACTTAGGTAAAGGCCATTTATCGGAGATAAGTGATAAAGGTGCACGGGTATTTTCGTTATTTAGTTTAGATTCATTATTACGTAAATTATCGTTAGATTTTTCAGATGTATTCGGCAAAGGTCTGTATTTCAATACCTTTAATGGCAATCTTACAATTGATAATGGGGTGGTTAAAACCACCGATACCGAAATGGATGCTATTGCTGGCGATATGCGTGTTAGAGGTTACACCGACTTAACTACCCAAAGCTTAAATTACGACATTCGTTTTGTGCCACAACTTGCGTCCAGTGTTCCAACCGTAGTGTTACTCAGTACCAGTGCGTGGACTCTGGGTTTAGGGGCATTTGCACTGACTAAAGTATTAGAGCCTGTTATTGAAGTTATCTCAGAAATTCGTTTTCGACTCACAGGTACTATGGAAAATCCACAACTAGAAGAGCTTGAACGTAAGAGTAAAGAAATCGAAATCCCTAAGGCCATTTTACCTCAGGACGCTGAAACTGATGTAGGAACCGATTCTGATGCTAAAGTAAAACTAGATACTAAAGCTGATACAGATGCTAAAGTAAAAACAGATGATAGTAGTAATGAAACTGATATTGAGAGCAAGGATCTCGCAACCGACGCTCAAGACAGTGCTGCGCTTAATACTACAAAATACATTGGTACAACGCCATCAAGCATAATTATTCCTAGCATCAATAATCTTTTTCAAACCGCACAAATACAATCCACAGATACACGAGAACGTTTAATTAAACGATCAACTTTTGAGCCATCAACTAATGTCGTTATGCTACAAGGAGTGAGAAATGCAAATCAGCTTATTGCAATGCCAAAGCAGTCGCGATGTCAAAGCCAATCTCGCATTTGTCGACTCGCAGCTTAA